The Streptomyces sp. NBC_00162 sequence CTGGCCGCCGCCACCATCGCGCTGTCGCTGCTGCTCGCCGTGCCCGCGCTGGTCGCCGTCCGCATCGGCTCCCCGCGTCTGCGGCCCGTCGTCGAGATCATGTGCATGCTGCCGCTGGTCGTGCCGCCGATCGCCCTCGTCACCGGCATCACCACCGTGCTGCGCTGGGGACCGGAGCACCTGTCGCGGACCCCGCTCTACCAGACCTTCCTCGCCGTCCAGAACGAGAAGTTCCCCGTCGTCCTGGTCCTCGCGTACACCGTGCTGGCACTGCCCTTCGTCTACCGTTCGCTCGACGCCGGACTGCGTGCCGTCGACGTGCCGACCCTGGTCGAGGCGGCCCGCAGCTGCGGCGCGAGCTGGCCGTACGTGGTCCTGCGGGTGCTGCTGCCGAACCTGCGGGCCTCGATCGCCGGCGCCGCCTTCCTCACGCTGGCCCTGGTGCTCGGCGAGTTCACCATCGCCTCCCTCCTCGGGTTCCAGCCCTTCGCGGTGTGGATCGTCTCGATCTCCGGAGCCCAGGCCCGGATGTCCGTGGCCGTGTCCGTCCTCAGCCTCCTGATCACCTGGCTGCTGCTGCTCGCCCTCTCCCGGGCCGGAACCGCCCCGTCCACCGCCGCGGCCGCGCCCGCCACCACCTCCCGCAAGGAGTCCTGACCCCGATGTCCACCACGCCCACCGCCCTTCCCGCCGCCGGGAAGCCGGCCGCCGATTCCGCGCAGCCCGCGGGCGCGCGCGTCGAATTCCGCGGCCTGCGCCGGGCGTTCGGCTCCACCGTCGCCCTCGACGGCCTCGACCTGACCGTCGAGCCCGGCGAACTCCTGGCCCTGCTCGGCCCGTCGGGCTGCGGCAAGACCACCGCCCTGCGCGTCGTCGCCGGATTCGAGCAGCCCGACTCCGGTGAGGTCCTGGTCGACGGAGCGGACATCACCCGGGTCCCGGCCAACCGCCGCGACGCGGGGATGGTCTTCCAGTCGTACAGCCTCTTCCCCAACCTCAACGCCCGCGACAACGTGGCCTTCGGCCTGCGCGTGCGCAAGGTCGGGGCGGCGCAGCGCCGCGAGCGTGCGGCCGAACTCCTCGACCTGGTGGGCCTTCCCGACCACGGCGACCGCTACCCGCACCAGA is a genomic window containing:
- a CDS encoding ABC transporter permease, whose translation is MAAMTPTAPDTEAPTRTPAQRRTASRPRSGASRGTGIWRGAVLALTGAYFLVPLLASFVFTVHVPGQGITFEAYTELLSADGFTESLLLSLGLAAATIALSLLLAVPALVAVRIGSPRLRPVVEIMCMLPLVVPPIALVTGITTVLRWGPEHLSRTPLYQTFLAVQNEKFPVVLVLAYTVLALPFVYRSLDAGLRAVDVPTLVEAARSCGASWPYVVLRVLLPNLRASIAGAAFLTLALVLGEFTIASLLGFQPFAVWIVSISGAQARMSVAVSVLSLLITWLLLLALSRAGTAPSTAAAAPATTSRKES